In Verrucomicrobiota bacterium, a single window of DNA contains:
- the pheT gene encoding phenylalanine--tRNA ligase subunit beta produces the protein MKVTLNWLKQYVDFNWSPEELSERLTMLGIEVEGVQKVAGAFEGVVVAQVITRDKHPNADKLSLCRVHDGKGERQIVCGAQNFQAGDKVPLVLPGATLPTKPGEPPFTIKVGKIRGVESHGMMCSPQELGLPDQIDGLLILPPDARVGQSFAEHLGRTAGDVVYDLEVTPNRPDLNSLIGIAREISALTGNPLKLPEIKLPAPANEADNRVDALCAVRLEDAELCPRYTARVIRGVKIGPSPEWLRAALEKVGLRAINNVVDVTNYVMLETGQPLHAFDYHLVAKAADGKPTIVVRRANAGEKFITLDGQEHQLQADSLLIADEQKGIALAGVMGGKNSEINEQTADVLLESAYFKPTNIRRTSKILALRTDASYRYERGADISICDWASQRAVQLILETAGGRLAEGVVDAYPAPVTPRTITLRPEKVTQLLGVTVSREEIECQLSSLGLKIAQRVPQSLDAPAPVPAPPLTFRIPTFRVDLKQEIDLIEEVARLYGIDKIPSTPPRGAIGSHPYDAIHDVLAEARRLLTGLGLNEAQGQTLVALEECWGVDPAQCVKLANPLSSDMNTLRPSLLPGLLHALRHNLNHKNGDVALFEVGRVFALANGATREERRVAIAITGQRLPAFWSGAERAAKADLYDLKGMIEEFLEQFGLKAITYTKRPDRSIQQFEEPSQTRDKAKGILLNQGLFLESAQVMIGGKLPVGELGQLLPALAKRYDLRDAVLLAEFRLDELLARRNPGKAFKPLPAFPTVRRDLAMLVPETVAHQDVLNAVRQAKPQNLESVDLFDVFRGKHVPAGQKSVAYAFTYRHNERTLTDNEINATQDKLVAHLKQTLGAVVRE, from the coding sequence ATGAAAGTAACACTGAATTGGCTGAAGCAATACGTGGATTTTAACTGGTCGCCCGAGGAACTCTCCGAACGGCTGACCATGCTGGGCATTGAAGTCGAGGGCGTGCAGAAAGTGGCGGGCGCGTTTGAAGGCGTCGTGGTGGCGCAAGTCATCACCCGCGACAAACATCCCAACGCCGACAAGCTTTCCCTGTGCCGCGTCCATGACGGCAAGGGCGAACGCCAGATCGTCTGCGGCGCGCAGAATTTCCAGGCCGGCGACAAAGTCCCCCTGGTCCTGCCCGGCGCCACGCTGCCCACCAAACCCGGCGAACCGCCCTTCACCATCAAGGTCGGCAAGATTCGCGGCGTCGAATCCCACGGCATGATGTGTTCGCCGCAGGAACTGGGCCTGCCGGATCAAATTGACGGACTGCTCATCCTGCCGCCCGACGCCCGCGTTGGCCAATCCTTCGCGGAACATCTCGGCCGCACTGCTGGCGACGTCGTCTATGACCTGGAAGTGACGCCGAATCGCCCGGACCTCAACAGCCTGATCGGCATCGCGCGGGAAATCAGCGCGCTCACGGGCAATCCGCTGAAACTGCCGGAAATCAAGCTGCCCGCGCCCGCCAATGAAGCGGACAACCGCGTGGATGCCCTCTGCGCCGTCCGCCTGGAAGACGCGGAACTGTGCCCCCGCTACACGGCCCGCGTCATTCGTGGCGTGAAGATCGGCCCCAGCCCGGAGTGGCTGCGGGCGGCGTTGGAAAAGGTCGGCCTGCGCGCCATCAACAATGTCGTGGACGTCACCAACTACGTCATGTTGGAAACCGGCCAGCCCTTGCACGCCTTTGATTATCACCTCGTGGCCAAGGCGGCGGACGGCAAGCCCACCATCGTCGTGCGCCGCGCCAATGCCGGGGAAAAGTTCATCACGCTGGACGGCCAGGAGCACCAATTGCAAGCTGACAGCCTCCTGATTGCCGACGAGCAGAAAGGCATCGCGCTGGCGGGCGTCATGGGCGGCAAGAACAGCGAAATCAACGAGCAGACCGCCGATGTTTTGCTCGAAAGCGCCTATTTCAAACCCACCAACATCCGCCGCACCTCCAAGATCCTCGCGCTGCGCACCGACGCCTCCTACCGTTACGAGCGCGGCGCGGACATTTCCATTTGCGATTGGGCCAGCCAGCGCGCCGTGCAATTGATTCTGGAAACCGCCGGCGGCCGCCTCGCCGAGGGCGTCGTGGATGCCTACCCTGCTCCGGTCACCCCGCGCACCATCACCCTGCGTCCCGAGAAAGTCACCCAATTGCTGGGCGTCACCGTTTCCCGCGAAGAAATCGAATGCCAACTGAGCAGCCTCGGCCTGAAGATTGCGCAACGCGTGCCGCAATCCCTCGACGCGCCCGCGCCCGTTCCGGCGCCGCCCCTGACCTTCCGCATCCCCACCTTCCGCGTGGACCTCAAGCAGGAGATTGATCTGATTGAAGAAGTCGCGCGGCTCTATGGCATTGACAAGATTCCCTCCACCCCGCCGCGCGGCGCAATCGGCTCGCATCCCTATGATGCCATCCATGACGTGCTGGCGGAAGCGCGCCGCTTGCTCACCGGCCTGGGTTTGAACGAGGCCCAGGGGCAAACCCTGGTGGCGCTCGAAGAATGCTGGGGCGTGGACCCCGCCCAATGCGTGAAACTGGCCAACCCGCTCAGCAGCGACATGAACACCCTGCGGCCCTCCCTGCTGCCGGGATTGCTCCATGCCTTACGCCACAACCTCAACCACAAGAACGGCGACGTGGCGCTGTTTGAAGTGGGCCGCGTCTTCGCGCTCGCCAATGGCGCCACCCGCGAAGAACGCCGCGTGGCCATTGCCATCACTGGCCAGCGCCTCCCCGCCTTCTGGAGCGGCGCGGAGCGCGCCGCCAAGGCCGACCTCTACGACCTCAAGGGCATGATCGAAGAATTCCTTGAACAATTCGGCCTCAAAGCCATCACCTACACCAAGCGGCCGGACAGGAGCATCCAGCAGTTTGAGGAACCCTCCCAAACAAGGGATAAAGCTAAAGGTATACTATTGAATCAAGGGCTGTTCCTCGAATCCGCCCAAGTCATGATTGGCGGCAAACTCCCCGTCGGCGAACTGGGCCAACTCCTGCCCGCCCTGGCCAAACGTTACGACCTGCGCGACGCCGTGCTGCTCGCCGAATTCCGCCTGGACGAACTCCTGGCGCGCCGCAACCCGGGCAAAGCCTTCAAGCCCCTGCCGGCCTTCCCCACCGTGCGGCGCGACCTCGCCATGCTGGTGCCGGAAACCGTCGCGCATCAGGACGTCCTCAACGCCGTCCGCCAGGCCAAACCGCAGAACCTGGAAAGCGTGGACCTCTTCGACGTCTTCCGCGGCAAACACGTCCCGGCGGGACAAAAGAGCGTGGCCTACGCCTTCACCTACCGGCACAACGAACGCACCCTGACCGATAACGAGATCAACGCCACCCAGGACAAACTCGTGGCGCACCTCAAACAAACCCTGGGCGCAGTCGTGCGGGAATAA
- a CDS encoding DUF1186 domain-containing protein encodes MTPFYTRFPELAAQETRCAYITTPGPGLPMGQYAFVESYCEDPDCDCRRVILRVIQQEQPEKTLATINYGWDSTEFYTQWMHGDKKAARDIKGAWLDPLNEQSEYAGEFLKLFRSSFITDPGYVARLAHHYVLFKKDLELHPNPTPEPPPVPKTADEIVARLRFLPMGSAFAPYRDALLAARAHREELVPRLIAAIELVTNDPHTYMKTADQTLHLFAICLLGEFRETRALDCFMKFFRLPGDLALDLTGDIVTEQGGAVLASVCGGNSASLLQLIQDESVNDFVQAAAFQGLAAQHLWGERSRDALVADLRQLFQSLPRPGNSYRWYSLVGLICDFNLVELVEEARQAFAAGLVDEMEMNLEYFEEKLESDIEERLSDFKERNSLFNAIDLCFGWICFSEEQDDFAPDPWLDDMEPLPKTFVPDYPTEPYVAPEPYVPPQPYIAPEKVGRNDPCPCGSGRKFKKCCGQ; translated from the coding sequence ATGACACCATTTTATACCCGGTTTCCTGAACTGGCCGCCCAAGAGACCCGTTGTGCTTACATCACCACGCCTGGTCCCGGATTGCCCATGGGGCAGTACGCCTTTGTGGAAAGTTATTGCGAGGACCCGGATTGCGATTGCCGCCGGGTGATCCTGCGCGTCATCCAGCAGGAGCAGCCAGAGAAGACGCTGGCCACCATTAATTATGGCTGGGATAGCACCGAGTTCTACACCCAATGGATGCATGGTGACAAAAAAGCGGCCCGGGACATCAAGGGGGCCTGGCTGGACCCGTTAAACGAGCAATCCGAATACGCCGGGGAGTTCCTCAAATTATTTCGTTCCAGCTTTATCACCGATCCGGGCTATGTCGCCCGGCTGGCCCACCACTACGTCCTGTTCAAAAAGGATTTGGAACTGCATCCCAATCCCACCCCGGAACCTCCTCCCGTTCCCAAGACGGCGGATGAAATCGTTGCGCGGTTGCGCTTTCTGCCAATGGGGTCTGCTTTTGCCCCGTATCGGGATGCCTTGCTGGCCGCCAGAGCACACCGGGAGGAGCTTGTTCCCAGGCTCATCGCCGCCATTGAACTGGTGACCAATGATCCCCACACTTACATGAAAACAGCAGATCAGACGCTGCACCTGTTTGCCATTTGCCTGCTGGGCGAGTTTCGGGAAACCCGCGCGCTAGATTGTTTCATGAAATTCTTCCGCCTGCCCGGTGACTTGGCGCTGGATTTGACCGGCGACATCGTCACGGAACAAGGCGGAGCTGTCCTGGCTTCCGTCTGCGGCGGGAATTCCGCCTCGCTGCTTCAGCTTATTCAGGACGAATCGGTCAATGATTTTGTTCAGGCCGCCGCCTTTCAAGGTTTGGCGGCCCAGCACCTCTGGGGGGAACGTTCACGCGACGCCTTGGTGGCAGATTTGCGCCAGTTATTCCAGTCACTGCCCAGGCCCGGTAATTCCTATCGCTGGTATTCCCTGGTGGGTTTGATCTGCGATTTCAATCTGGTTGAACTAGTGGAAGAGGCCCGGCAGGCTTTTGCAGCAGGGTTGGTAGATGAAATGGAAATGAACTTGGAATACTTCGAGGAAAAACTCGAATCCGATATTGAGGAAAGACTATCCGATTTCAAGGAGCGGAATTCTCTCTTCAACGCCATTGACCTATGCTTCGGGTGGATCTGCTTTAGTGAGGAGCAGGATGATTTTGCCCCCGATCCCTGGCTGGATGATATGGAACCGTTGCCGAAAACATTCGTTCCAGATTACCCGACCGAACCCTATGTGGCACCGGAACCGTACGTGCCACCACAACCATACATTGCCCCGGAAAAAGTCGGGCGCAACGATCCCTGCCCTTGCGGCAGCGGCAGAAAATTCAAGAAATGTTGCGGGCAGTAG
- the lpxD gene encoding UDP-3-O-(3-hydroxymyristoyl)glucosamine N-acyltransferase yields MSLTVAEIAHHLDGEVQGDATLTLTGFAPANTAKAGDLTFAENAEYFTAAEQSAAAAILVSGDFKSSVKTLIRVKNARVAFARVLPLFFPESRPAPGIHPSAVVAPSAQVDPTAYVGPHCVVGERVKLGPRVILMSLVSIGDESELGEDTRIFPNVSIYYRTQIGRRVRIHSGTVVGSDGFGYVFDQGRHLKVPQIGNVILHDDVELGANVTVDRGALGPTVIGQGAKIDNLVQVAHNVQIGDHSIIVAQVGIAGSTKLGKYVVLGGQVGLAGHLQIGNQVTVAAQSGVMSNIPDGEKWLGSPAQPDRQTKRQLIAITQLPDLIKRVRELEKRLDAAKS; encoded by the coding sequence ATGTCCCTGACTGTTGCCGAAATCGCCCACCACCTGGATGGAGAAGTCCAAGGGGATGCCACGCTGACCCTGACCGGTTTTGCCCCGGCCAACACCGCCAAAGCCGGCGACCTCACCTTTGCGGAAAACGCCGAATATTTTACCGCCGCGGAGCAAAGCGCTGCCGCTGCCATCCTGGTTTCCGGGGATTTCAAATCGTCCGTCAAAACGTTGATTCGGGTGAAGAATGCGCGGGTGGCCTTTGCGCGGGTGCTGCCCCTGTTTTTCCCGGAATCCCGGCCCGCGCCGGGGATTCATCCCAGCGCCGTGGTGGCACCCTCGGCGCAAGTGGATCCCACTGCCTATGTCGGCCCGCACTGTGTGGTGGGCGAACGCGTCAAGCTGGGGCCGCGGGTCATTCTCATGTCCCTGGTTTCGATTGGCGACGAAAGCGAACTGGGGGAGGATACCCGGATTTTCCCGAATGTTTCCATTTATTATCGCACGCAGATTGGCCGGCGGGTTCGTATCCATTCCGGCACGGTGGTCGGCTCGGATGGGTTCGGCTATGTCTTTGATCAGGGGCGGCATCTCAAAGTGCCGCAGATTGGGAATGTCATTCTCCACGATGACGTGGAACTGGGTGCCAACGTGACGGTGGATCGCGGCGCGCTGGGCCCCACGGTCATCGGGCAGGGGGCCAAAATAGACAATCTCGTGCAGGTGGCGCATAACGTGCAGATCGGTGATCACAGCATCATTGTCGCGCAAGTGGGCATTGCCGGCAGCACCAAGCTGGGCAAATATGTCGTGCTTGGCGGGCAGGTGGGTCTGGCCGGTCATTTGCAGATTGGCAACCAGGTCACCGTTGCCGCGCAATCCGGCGTGATGAGCAACATCCCGGACGGGGAAAAATGGCTGGGCTCTCCCGCCCAACCGGACCGGCAGACCAAGCGCCAGTTAATTGCCATCACGCAGTTGCCGGATCTCATCAAGCGCGTGCGGGAATTGGAAAAGCGGTTGGATGCGGCAAAAAGTTGA
- a CDS encoding phospholipase D-like domain-containing protein, with protein sequence MICTRDRKNEGGAAFCFCLTAPSRVLRLTLDRLSDDWQARYGHPVLVVEIIPNSKHPFMNTRWSRKWWLVLWLQSWRRIPYHRPMPADCQAKYEWLRSGRDAFAAMLADIAAARDTVLLETYIYADQGVGVRVRDALVAARQRGVRVRVLVDAWGSSELKDEFWTPLRTAGAEVRYFNPLKLARLGFRDHRKVLVCDGRVGCVGGFNVAPEYDGDGVQQGWCDHGLRLTGPLVAELVSEFDAMFARAEMRHPLFARLRKTGVRKRVQYPDGQLLLSGPGRGRNPFVAALHADLRQAEEIRIVTAYFLPSWRVRHSLTRAAHRGAKVQLLLAGISDVPIVQLAARSLYHRLLRAGVEIYEYQPQVLHAKLLVCNQAAYVGSANLDPRSLHINYELMLRLTVPSAIADARQMFLDDLQHAKPVILDEFRHTRTLWTKLRERWAYFLVARLDPFITRRLLSTFGA encoded by the coding sequence ATGATCTGCACGAGAGACCGTAAAAATGAGGGGGGCGCCGCTTTCTGCTTTTGCCTGACCGCCCCGTCGCGCGTGCTGCGCCTGACCTTGGACCGCCTTAGCGACGACTGGCAGGCGCGCTATGGCCATCCCGTGCTGGTGGTGGAAATCATCCCAAACTCTAAACACCCCTTCATGAATACGCGCTGGAGCCGAAAATGGTGGCTCGTTCTTTGGTTGCAATCGTGGCGGCGAATTCCTTATCATAGGCCTATGCCCGCCGATTGCCAGGCTAAATATGAGTGGTTGCGCAGTGGCCGCGATGCGTTCGCGGCCATGCTCGCGGATATTGCGGCGGCGCGCGATACGGTGCTCCTGGAAACGTACATCTACGCCGATCAAGGCGTTGGGGTGCGCGTGCGGGATGCCTTGGTGGCGGCGCGGCAGCGCGGGGTGCGCGTGCGCGTGCTGGTGGATGCCTGGGGATCCTCCGAATTAAAGGACGAGTTTTGGACTCCCCTGCGAACCGCTGGGGCGGAGGTGCGGTACTTCAACCCGCTTAAGCTCGCGCGGTTGGGTTTTCGCGATCACCGCAAAGTGCTGGTGTGCGATGGCCGCGTCGGCTGCGTGGGTGGGTTCAACGTCGCGCCGGAATACGATGGGGATGGCGTGCAACAAGGCTGGTGCGATCACGGGTTGCGCCTGACCGGGCCGCTCGTCGCCGAGTTGGTGAGTGAATTTGACGCCATGTTTGCGCGGGCCGAGATGCGGCATCCCCTGTTTGCCCGGTTGCGAAAGACCGGGGTGCGCAAGCGGGTGCAATATCCGGATGGGCAACTGCTGCTGAGCGGGCCGGGGCGGGGGCGCAATCCGTTTGTGGCCGCCTTGCACGCCGATTTGCGCCAGGCGGAGGAAATTCGGATCGTTACGGCCTACTTTCTCCCCTCCTGGCGGGTCCGGCACAGCTTGACGCGCGCGGCCCACCGGGGCGCCAAAGTGCAATTACTGCTGGCGGGCATTTCGGACGTGCCGATCGTGCAATTGGCCGCCCGCAGCCTTTATCATCGCCTATTGCGGGCCGGCGTGGAGATTTACGAGTACCAGCCGCAGGTGCTGCACGCCAAGCTGCTCGTCTGCAACCAGGCGGCGTACGTGGGGTCGGCCAACCTGGACCCGCGCAGCCTGCATATCAATTACGAGTTGATGCTGCGTTTGACCGTGCCCTCCGCCATCGCGGACGCCCGGCAGATGTTCCTCGATGATTTGCAGCACGCCAAGCCGGTGATCCTCGACGAGTTCCGCCACACCCGCACGCTCTGGACCAAACTGCGCGAACGCTGGGCCTACTTCCTGGTGGCGCGCCTGGACCCATTCATCACTCGCCGTTTGCTCAGCACCTTTGGCGCTTGA
- the panD gene encoding aspartate 1-decarboxylase, protein MLIHLLKSKIHRAYVTAASVNYEGSLTIAEDLMEKVGLFPYERILCSNIANGARFETYVIKGKRGSGAIELNGAAAHRGKVGDRITIMSFTEVEASKAETWKPRVIVLGEQNKIATERGI, encoded by the coding sequence ATGCTAATACATTTGCTAAAGTCGAAGATTCATCGAGCCTATGTGACCGCCGCCAGCGTGAATTACGAGGGCAGCCTGACCATTGCCGAAGACCTGATGGAAAAGGTCGGGTTATTCCCGTATGAACGCATTTTGTGCAGTAACATCGCCAATGGGGCACGCTTTGAGACGTATGTCATCAAAGGGAAACGCGGTTCCGGCGCGATTGAGTTGAACGGCGCGGCAGCGCATCGCGGCAAGGTGGGCGACCGTATCACCATCATGAGCTTTACCGAGGTTGAAGCCAGTAAGGCTGAAACCTGGAAGCCCAGGGTCATCGTGCTGGGTGAGCAAAACAAAATCGCGACCGAACGCGGCATCTGA